A single genomic interval of Streptomyces sp. BA2 harbors:
- a CDS encoding roadblock/LC7 domain-containing protein: protein MSDDLSWMLEDALAIPHALHAVLISADGLQMSRTAEIGRDDADKVAAAVSGLQSLSRSVGFFCGDDGTTWRQTLIEFDGGWVFLNAAGGGSYLAVAASAEVDMGDITYRMQQLVSRLGKAMSTGRRTDTVTS from the coding sequence GTGAGCGACGACCTGTCCTGGATGCTCGAGGACGCGCTGGCGATTCCCCATGCCCTGCACGCGGTCCTGATCTCTGCTGACGGCCTGCAGATGTCCCGCACCGCGGAGATCGGCCGGGACGACGCCGACAAGGTGGCCGCCGCCGTGAGCGGATTGCAGTCGCTCAGCCGGTCCGTCGGATTCTTCTGTGGTGACGACGGCACGACCTGGCGCCAGACGCTCATCGAGTTCGACGGTGGCTGGGTGTTCCTGAATGCCGCAGGAGGTGGCTCCTACCTTGCCGTGGCAGCGTCCGCCGAGGTCGACATGGGAGACATCACGTATCGGATGCAGCAGCTGGTCAGCCGACTGGGCAAGGCCATGTCGACCGGCCGCCGCACCGACACGGTCACCTCATGA
- a CDS encoding sensor histidine kinase gives MTILQDPTVWALAAGVPVATMVIVRQRKTTESLRRQKRGLESDLTELQGSHADLQSTIAELRRGYDEVVRQAKEEAENATNTVLKSAMQTLQGLAAEQQRAISGLQKRYGDSAVLRDLLDVDHMNSQFNRRAQSIAVLCGGWLGRQRDAASIYDVIRAAQGRIRHYQRIDIASRVDIAVTSRAVEPVALTVAELLDNATSYSAPSSMVDVEVRTVPKGMCIVIDDAGVGMSEEEKTAATALLSSGSAVSVSELGNPPAFGFAVIGALCARFGFTVTIDSTSPYGGVRAVVMVPKELLTDMPEPAKPAATQGANAGTGESGSAPATTAGDLPRRQNKRRAMALVPDNQPDEATAPPARSAEARVAAMGAFQRGTLSGRSAGVPAAERDTPADTHEGFDAP, from the coding sequence ATGACAATTTTGCAGGATCCGACGGTCTGGGCGCTTGCTGCCGGCGTCCCTGTCGCCACCATGGTGATCGTTCGCCAGCGGAAAACGACTGAGTCGTTGCGCCGTCAGAAGCGGGGACTCGAAAGCGATCTGACCGAACTTCAGGGCAGCCACGCTGACCTCCAATCCACCATCGCAGAGCTCCGCAGGGGCTACGACGAGGTGGTCCGGCAGGCAAAGGAAGAGGCGGAGAACGCCACCAATACCGTACTGAAGTCTGCGATGCAGACCCTTCAGGGCCTCGCGGCGGAACAGCAGCGGGCCATCTCCGGGCTGCAGAAGAGGTACGGCGATTCGGCCGTGCTGCGAGATCTGCTGGACGTCGACCACATGAACTCGCAGTTCAACCGGCGTGCACAGTCCATTGCCGTGCTCTGCGGCGGGTGGCTCGGCCGGCAGCGGGATGCGGCATCCATCTACGACGTGATCCGCGCAGCTCAGGGCCGTATCCGGCACTACCAGCGCATCGACATCGCCTCGCGGGTGGACATCGCGGTGACCAGCCGCGCCGTCGAGCCGGTCGCGCTGACGGTGGCCGAACTGCTCGACAACGCCACCAGCTATTCGGCGCCGTCCTCCATGGTCGACGTCGAAGTGCGGACGGTACCCAAGGGCATGTGCATCGTGATCGACGATGCAGGCGTCGGGATGAGCGAGGAAGAGAAGACGGCCGCCACAGCTCTGCTGTCCAGTGGGTCCGCGGTGAGCGTCTCCGAACTCGGCAATCCTCCCGCGTTCGGTTTCGCGGTGATCGGTGCGCTGTGCGCGCGCTTCGGGTTCACGGTCACCATCGACAGCACTTCTCCCTACGGCGGCGTCCGAGCGGTGGTGATGGTGCCGAAGGAGTTGCTGACCGACATGCCGGAACCCGCGAAACCCGCCGCGACGCAAGGAGCCAACGCGGGCACAGGGGAAAGCGGTTCGGCTCCCGCGACGACAGCGGGCGACCTGCCCCGGCGACAGAACAAGCGCCGCGCCATGGCACTCGTGCCGGACAACCAGCCCGATGAAGCGACTGCGCCGCCGGCCCGGTCGGCGGAGGCACGGGTGGCGGCCATGGGCGCATTTCAGCGCGGCACTCTCAGCGGCCGAAGTGCGGGGGTACCGGCCGCCGAACGCGACACTCCTGCCGATACACACGAAGGATTCGATGCCCCGTGA
- a CDS encoding DUF1048 domain-containing protein has translation MNFWEKATGSDLTRDWKAFGARVEALPDDYREAWDQIVAHLFPYGDFTGRNLTPILDSALGLLEVSAADGQSVHEVLGDDIQGFCTALAGGAGARTHRDRWREQLNRNVARKLSRLGG, from the coding sequence ATGAACTTCTGGGAGAAGGCCACAGGCAGCGATCTCACCAGGGATTGGAAGGCGTTCGGAGCCCGGGTCGAGGCCCTGCCGGACGACTACCGGGAGGCGTGGGACCAGATCGTCGCCCACCTCTTCCCCTACGGGGACTTCACCGGCCGCAACCTGACACCGATCCTCGACTCCGCCCTTGGGCTGCTCGAAGTGTCGGCAGCGGACGGGCAGAGCGTCCACGAGGTGCTCGGCGACGACATCCAGGGCTTCTGCACGGCGCTGGCCGGCGGAGCAGGGGCCCGGACTCATCGCGACCGGTGGCGTGAGCAGTTGAACAGGAACGTCGCACGGAAACTGAGCCGGCTGGGAGGCTGA
- a CDS encoding PadR family transcriptional regulator: MDDLTEMLKGTLEGCVLEIIGSEETYGYAITRHLNELGFADVIEGTVYTILLRLERNGVVQVTKRPSGVGPPRKFYALNDAGREELAKFWAKWQFLSSRINRLKEGGR; encoded by the coding sequence ATGGATGACCTGACGGAGATGTTGAAGGGCACGCTCGAAGGGTGCGTGCTCGAAATCATCGGCAGCGAGGAAACCTACGGGTACGCCATCACTCGCCACCTGAATGAGCTCGGCTTCGCCGACGTCATCGAGGGGACGGTGTACACGATCTTGCTGCGGCTGGAGAGGAACGGGGTCGTCCAAGTGACGAAACGACCATCCGGGGTCGGTCCGCCGCGCAAGTTCTACGCGCTCAACGACGCCGGGCGCGAGGAACTCGCAAAGTTCTGGGCGAAATGGCAGTTCCTCTCATCACGCATCAACAGGCTCAAGGAGGGCGGGAGATGA
- a CDS encoding GTP-binding protein encodes MVSRLSLSEDAYVRSGAQQTAVKILVVGHFAVGKTTLIGSLSEIAPLSTEEQMTSLSERVDDLKGVQGKTTTTVALDFGRLTLSERIVLYLFGSPGQQRFVNLWDDMARGALGALVLVDPERLADSFEVMDLVESYGLDFAVALNQFDGSAVHTPEAVREALDLLPDTPVVTIDARDKASSVNALITMVRYLQKRAALEHA; translated from the coding sequence ATGGTCTCAAGGCTCTCTCTGTCTGAGGACGCCTACGTGCGCAGCGGTGCACAGCAGACTGCGGTGAAAATCCTGGTCGTCGGGCACTTCGCCGTCGGCAAGACCACTCTGATCGGCTCGCTCTCCGAGATCGCGCCGCTGTCCACCGAGGAGCAGATGACGAGCCTCTCGGAGAGAGTCGACGACCTCAAGGGAGTTCAGGGGAAGACCACGACTACGGTCGCCCTGGACTTCGGTCGCCTGACCCTCAGCGAGCGCATCGTGCTGTATCTGTTCGGGTCACCGGGCCAGCAACGGTTCGTCAATCTGTGGGACGACATGGCCCGCGGAGCACTGGGCGCCCTGGTCCTGGTGGACCCCGAGCGACTGGCCGACAGTTTCGAGGTCATGGATCTGGTCGAGAGCTACGGCCTCGACTTCGCCGTGGCCCTCAACCAGTTCGACGGCAGCGCGGTACACACCCCCGAAGCAGTCCGGGAGGCGCTCGACCTGCTGCCCGACACCCCGGTCGTCACCATCGACGCGCGCGACAAAGCGTCGTCCGTCAACGCCCTGATCACCATGGTCCGCTATCTGCAAAAGCGCGCCGCCCTGGAGCACGCATGA
- a CDS encoding DUF1048 domain-containing protein translates to MSIQDIIEGKKQWRAHVARVKALPPDYQIVYKEMQKYLFKVGPASLSDGSLLPGIVDFFEEGVAAGKGVLELIGTDVAAFCDDLIKDSPTYADAYQESIGGGPGAARK, encoded by the coding sequence GTGAGCATCCAAGACATCATCGAAGGCAAGAAACAGTGGCGGGCGCACGTGGCCCGGGTCAAGGCACTCCCGCCGGACTACCAGATCGTCTACAAGGAGATGCAGAAGTACCTGTTCAAGGTCGGACCGGCCAGCCTGTCCGACGGCTCTCTCCTCCCCGGAATCGTCGACTTCTTCGAGGAGGGCGTCGCCGCGGGCAAGGGAGTTTTGGAACTCATCGGCACCGACGTCGCCGCGTTCTGCGACGACCTGATCAAGGACTCTCCCACCTACGCGGATGCCTACCAGGAATCCATTGGCGGGGGACCCGGCGCGGCCAGGAAGTGA
- a CDS encoding tryptophan dimethylallyltransferase family protein, whose translation MTSLPEAGIPADEPGKATLGDHVLGQLQRLGAAVGLSQADTALYGQVLLDSLADSARRPLSLPPASPSFLSDDHTPVEFSLACTSDAAPALRVLVEPGWTHEDMGDSGRAGLEAIHAMAARWNFSTDQLDALHDLFLPATAEGPLSLWYALDLRAGGVPGVKVYLNPSAAGPEHAAHTVQEALRRLGYDKAFAQLPPAAGYPFLALDLGSWESPRVKVYVKHPRMSADDACALSHASGAAAADIRHFFHAAAGPLPPSGQQGEGAPRLLRRSALTCHSFTEGDSDPSGFTLHIPVRDYVRDDEEALDRATALLTRFGMDPTVLRRSLRALTQRQLTDGVGLIAYLALVYERNRQPRITAYLSSEAYLTRAPTEQYAQVGLLAAQRTQSALNSGRKAADHAIPHTAPKEVSWSRTASKL comes from the coding sequence ATGACGTCCCTGCCGGAGGCGGGCATACCGGCAGACGAACCCGGTAAGGCCACGCTCGGCGATCACGTGCTGGGTCAACTACAGCGCCTCGGCGCCGCGGTGGGCCTGAGCCAGGCGGACACCGCGCTGTACGGGCAGGTCCTGCTCGACTCCCTCGCGGACTCCGCCCGGCGACCGTTGTCTCTGCCCCCGGCGTCGCCCAGCTTCCTCTCCGACGACCACACCCCCGTCGAGTTCTCCCTGGCCTGCACGTCGGACGCCGCCCCGGCACTGCGGGTGCTCGTGGAGCCCGGATGGACCCACGAGGACATGGGCGACAGCGGCCGCGCCGGACTCGAGGCCATCCACGCGATGGCCGCCCGCTGGAACTTTTCCACCGATCAACTCGACGCCCTGCACGACTTGTTCCTCCCCGCTACGGCCGAGGGGCCGCTGTCACTGTGGTACGCGCTCGATCTGCGCGCGGGAGGGGTCCCCGGCGTCAAGGTCTATCTGAACCCCTCCGCCGCCGGACCCGAACACGCTGCACACACCGTGCAAGAGGCGTTACGCCGACTTGGCTACGACAAGGCCTTCGCGCAGCTTCCCCCCGCGGCGGGCTATCCGTTCCTCGCACTGGACCTGGGCTCCTGGGAGTCACCTCGCGTCAAGGTCTACGTGAAGCACCCGCGTATGTCGGCCGACGACGCCTGCGCGCTCAGCCATGCCTCCGGGGCCGCAGCGGCAGACATCCGCCACTTCTTCCACGCGGCCGCCGGACCCCTCCCGCCATCCGGGCAGCAAGGGGAGGGTGCGCCGCGCCTGCTGCGGCGGTCCGCGCTCACCTGCCATTCCTTCACCGAAGGCGACAGCGACCCCAGCGGCTTCACGCTGCACATCCCCGTCCGTGACTACGTGCGCGACGACGAGGAGGCCCTCGACCGGGCAACCGCTCTGCTGACCCGGTTCGGCATGGACCCCACGGTCCTGCGCCGGAGCCTGCGCGCTCTCACACAACGACAGCTCACCGACGGTGTGGGGCTGATCGCCTACCTCGCTCTCGTGTACGAACGTAACCGGCAGCCCCGCATCACGGCCTATCTGTCCTCCGAGGCCTATCTGACCAGGGCGCCGACAGAGCAGTACGCGCAAGTCGGCCTGTTAGCCGCACAACGCACCCAGAGCGCTCTGAACTCCGGTCGCAAGGCCGCCGATCATGCCATCCCGCACACCGCACCAAAGGAAGTCTCGTGGAGCCGTACCGCATCAAAGTTGTAG
- a CDS encoding RNA polymerase sigma-70 factor → MSDDATGPATEAFLAHRNLLFTVAYEVLGSAADAEDVLQETWLQWVKADPGQVRDPRAFLVRITTRQALNRLRTIKRQREAYVGSWLPEPLLTTPDVAQDIELAESVSMALMLVLETLSPTERAVFVLREAFDISYDEIAEAVDKSPAAVRQIAHRARRHVDARRPRRVVSSNEGQAVLESFHRAVETGDSQALLEVLAPEVVLMSDGGGIKHAALRPVTGAERVSRMFAGGIGKFEDALTAERTVVNGNPALLVRLDGEIDGVMAISVQDALITGLYYVRNPEKLSHLTSATPLTLR, encoded by the coding sequence ATGAGCGACGACGCCACCGGCCCGGCGACCGAGGCATTCCTCGCCCACCGCAACCTGCTCTTCACCGTCGCCTACGAGGTACTCGGATCGGCGGCCGACGCCGAAGACGTCCTCCAGGAGACCTGGCTGCAATGGGTCAAGGCCGACCCGGGCCAGGTACGCGACCCGCGCGCCTTCCTCGTCCGGATCACCACCCGCCAGGCGCTCAACCGGCTGCGCACCATCAAACGCCAGCGGGAGGCGTACGTCGGCTCCTGGCTGCCCGAGCCGCTGCTCACCACGCCGGACGTGGCCCAGGACATCGAGCTCGCCGAGAGCGTGTCGATGGCGCTCATGCTCGTCCTCGAGACGCTGTCACCGACCGAGCGTGCCGTCTTCGTGTTGCGTGAAGCCTTCGACATCAGCTACGACGAGATCGCCGAGGCCGTCGACAAGAGTCCCGCGGCCGTCCGCCAGATCGCCCACCGCGCTCGCCGGCACGTCGACGCCCGCCGCCCCCGCCGGGTGGTCTCCTCGAACGAGGGCCAGGCGGTCCTGGAATCGTTCCACCGCGCGGTCGAAACCGGGGACTCGCAGGCCCTCCTTGAGGTCCTCGCCCCTGAGGTCGTCCTGATGAGCGACGGTGGCGGCATCAAACACGCCGCGCTGCGGCCGGTCACTGGCGCCGAGCGGGTGTCCCGTATGTTCGCCGGCGGCATCGGCAAGTTCGAAGACGCGCTCACCGCCGAACGGACTGTGGTCAACGGCAACCCGGCACTCCTCGTCCGCCTGGACGGCGAGATCGACGGCGTCATGGCGATCAGTGTCCAGGACGCCCTCATCACCGGCCTCTACTACGTCCGCAACCCCGAGAAACTGTCCCACCTCACATCCGCGACCCCGCTCACCTTGCGCTGA
- a CDS encoding maleylpyruvate isomerase family mycothiol-dependent enzyme translates to MDSESLLQHLSNELDAFRACLDGDLSVPVEHCGEWTLRDLAEHLGSSNLWAAAAVTEQHGKHEPTSAPRDPDEFLRWFEESSETLLKALDTDPSASAWTFHPPHTAGFWQRRRALEALIHRWDAENAVGRSRPLDPVLAGEGVAEVFDTMAPRHIARGRAQHPQHALRLHATDTGTSWVYGPGTAVATLTATAEQLVLLLWGRMRSADAAFSWTGDQEAGLRMLAGTLTP, encoded by the coding sequence ATGGATTCGGAATCCCTGCTGCAGCACCTGAGCAACGAACTCGACGCGTTCCGCGCATGCCTCGATGGTGACCTGTCTGTACCCGTCGAACACTGCGGCGAGTGGACGCTCCGCGACTTGGCCGAGCACCTGGGCAGCTCAAATCTGTGGGCGGCGGCCGCAGTCACCGAGCAGCACGGCAAGCACGAGCCCACCTCGGCTCCGCGTGATCCCGATGAGTTTCTGCGGTGGTTCGAGGAGAGTTCAGAGACTCTGCTCAAGGCCCTCGACACCGACCCGAGTGCGAGCGCCTGGACTTTCCATCCGCCGCACACGGCGGGTTTCTGGCAACGGCGCCGTGCGCTGGAGGCGCTCATTCACCGCTGGGATGCCGAGAACGCAGTGGGCAGAAGTCGACCGCTCGACCCGGTGCTGGCCGGCGAAGGCGTGGCCGAGGTCTTCGACACGATGGCACCCAGGCACATAGCCCGGGGACGAGCCCAGCACCCGCAGCACGCCCTGCGACTGCACGCGACGGACACCGGAACATCCTGGGTGTACGGCCCTGGCACTGCCGTGGCCACGCTCACAGCGACGGCGGAACAGCTGGTACTGCTCCTGTGGGGTCGGATGCGCAGCGCGGATGCCGCCTTTAGCTGGACCGGCGACCAAGAGGCGGGGCTGCGCATGCTGGCCGGCACCTTGACGCCCTGA
- a CDS encoding nitroreductase family protein has product MHHPQEPPSGIHPLLAGRFSPYRFDPSAVVDDHALGLLLEAARWAPSAGNSQPWGFFIGRPGEPEHDRVLPHLAPSSARWATDASLLVVTLTRRHVDDTQLLYSEFADYDLGQAVAHMTVQAQAMGLAAHQFRAFDLEGLTKELDPNPGWVIVSMVAVGKAADRPSEVRDRRSVAHLRSAPWSPTE; this is encoded by the coding sequence GTGCACCATCCTCAGGAGCCGCCCAGCGGCATACACCCACTGCTTGCCGGGCGCTTCAGCCCCTACCGGTTCGATCCGTCAGCGGTGGTCGACGACCATGCCCTCGGACTGCTGCTGGAAGCCGCGCGGTGGGCACCATCGGCAGGGAACTCCCAACCGTGGGGCTTCTTCATTGGCAGGCCCGGTGAGCCGGAGCACGACCGGGTGCTCCCTCACCTTGCACCGAGCTCGGCCCGCTGGGCTACGGATGCGAGCCTGCTCGTCGTCACGCTGACGCGCCGACACGTCGATGACACCCAACTGCTGTACTCCGAGTTCGCGGACTACGACCTCGGCCAGGCCGTCGCCCACATGACTGTTCAGGCCCAGGCCATGGGACTCGCCGCGCACCAATTCCGGGCCTTCGACCTGGAAGGGCTCACCAAGGAGCTGGACCCGAACCCGGGCTGGGTGATCGTCTCCATGGTCGCGGTGGGCAAGGCGGCTGACAGACCCTCAGAGGTCCGTGACCGGCGTAGCGTCGCGCACTTGCGCTCTGCTCCCTGGTCGCCGACGGAGTAG
- a CDS encoding DUF742 domain-containing protein has protein sequence MTDPDRTEPELVSEAGELVRPYVITRGRDLLDEGAFALITLVTASTDDQQRPQRLSPEEQQILEMCSSGYLSVAEIAAHSQLPLGVVKVLLSSLAEGGYLVTRAPVPSARLANKALLQEVLDGLKALSV, from the coding sequence ATGACGGATCCGGACCGTACCGAGCCCGAGCTCGTGTCCGAGGCCGGAGAATTAGTCCGGCCCTATGTCATCACCCGTGGGCGTGACCTGCTCGACGAGGGCGCGTTCGCCCTCATCACTCTCGTCACGGCATCCACCGATGATCAGCAGCGCCCCCAGCGGCTCTCGCCCGAGGAGCAGCAGATCCTGGAGATGTGCTCCAGCGGCTACCTCTCGGTCGCTGAGATCGCCGCCCATTCTCAGCTGCCTCTGGGTGTCGTCAAGGTGCTGCTCAGTTCCCTCGCCGAGGGGGGCTATCTGGTCACCCGTGCGCCGGTGCCCTCGGCTCGTCTCGCCAACAAGGCCTTGCTTCAGGAGGTGCTCGATGGTCTCAAGGCTCTCTCTGTCTGA
- a CDS encoding cytochrome P450: protein MTTTPVPPPGCPAHGSGQRISLDTPEFAANPHAYYRYMHQLGPTAPVTIAPGVEATLVTDYNAALELLQDPTTFRKDARRWHALNEGLIRPDSPVLPLLAYRPNCMFTDGAEHVRLRQAITESFARVSNSRLSRIVNQAAQFLINQFSARGSADLLRDYAQQLPLYVFNELFGCPAEIGDRVLFGISGMFDGVNAEQASQVLLQAVGELVALKRVNPGEDITSYLMQHPAQLTDEELAHTLVLLLGAGGEPEGNLIGNAFYTMLTVEEYARNGQFDKALDDTLWRNAPMSNYAPHYPVSDTDVAGDKVRAGELVLVSFGAANTALADQGADTRGHLAWSAGPHACPSKEPARLIALTGLEALFNALPDVELAVPADSLAWRPGPFNRALASLPVRFGAVTPRPAAAPEPTAASPLHQAHPPLAPTPTPAPAEPQATGKPARWSSFVRWLTGQ, encoded by the coding sequence ATGACAACCACTCCCGTACCTCCGCCCGGCTGCCCCGCACACGGCAGCGGGCAGCGCATATCCCTTGACACCCCGGAGTTCGCCGCCAACCCGCACGCGTACTACCGTTACATGCACCAGCTCGGCCCCACGGCGCCGGTCACCATCGCGCCCGGCGTGGAGGCGACCCTGGTGACCGACTACAACGCGGCTCTTGAGCTGTTGCAGGACCCCACTACCTTCCGCAAGGACGCGCGCCGCTGGCATGCGCTGAACGAGGGCCTCATCCGCCCCGACAGCCCGGTCCTGCCGTTGCTGGCCTACCGGCCGAACTGCATGTTCACCGACGGCGCCGAGCACGTGCGACTGCGGCAGGCCATCACCGAGAGCTTCGCCCGCGTCAGCAACAGCCGGCTGAGCCGCATCGTCAACCAGGCCGCCCAGTTCCTCATCAACCAGTTCAGCGCTCGCGGCAGTGCCGACCTTCTCAGGGACTACGCGCAACAGCTCCCCCTGTACGTCTTCAACGAACTCTTCGGCTGCCCGGCGGAGATCGGCGACCGGGTCCTGTTCGGCATCTCCGGCATGTTCGACGGCGTCAATGCCGAGCAGGCCAGCCAGGTCCTGCTCCAGGCGGTGGGCGAGCTGGTGGCACTCAAGCGCGTCAACCCCGGGGAGGACATCACGTCCTACCTGATGCAGCACCCGGCACAGCTGACCGACGAGGAACTGGCGCACACGCTGGTGCTGCTCCTCGGCGCGGGCGGCGAACCGGAAGGCAACCTCATCGGCAACGCCTTCTACACGATGCTGACCGTTGAGGAGTACGCGCGCAACGGGCAGTTCGACAAGGCCCTCGATGACACCCTGTGGCGCAACGCGCCCATGTCCAACTACGCGCCGCACTACCCGGTCTCCGACACAGACGTGGCCGGCGACAAGGTCCGCGCCGGTGAGCTGGTCCTGGTGTCCTTCGGTGCCGCCAATACGGCGCTCGCGGACCAGGGGGCCGACACCCGCGGTCACCTGGCCTGGAGCGCAGGCCCGCACGCCTGCCCGTCCAAGGAACCGGCCAGGCTCATCGCCCTGACCGGCCTTGAGGCTCTGTTCAACGCGCTGCCGGACGTTGAACTCGCGGTCCCCGCGGACAGCCTCGCCTGGCGGCCCGGCCCCTTCAACCGGGCTCTGGCCAGCCTGCCCGTCCGCTTCGGTGCGGTCACCCCGCGCCCCGCCGCCGCGCCTGAGCCGACGGCCGCGTCCCCTCTCCACCAGGCGCACCCTCCCCTGGCGCCCACGCCCACGCCCGCGCCCGCGGAGCCGCAGGCCACCGGCAAGCCGGCGCGCTGGAGCAGCTTCGTGAGGTGGCTGACGGGCCAGTAG
- a CDS encoding tryptophanase, protein MEPYRIKVVEPIAFTTRAEREAALKRVAYNPFDLRADEVTIDLLSDSGTGAISADQLAAGMHGDESYAGSRSYYRWHEVVSELTGYPHILPTHQGRAAERILFSALLKPGTSVLSNTHFDTTRANVELTGCQAYDLPCAEAKDLDSDYPFKGNIDLIALEQALDNAHQAPVAAVLMTITNNGGGGQPVSMENLYRTAELCRRHDVPLILDAARFAENAWLVIQREPGYANRTPRQVAEEAFRLADGCVMSAKKDGIVHIGGFIGLKDPELAEKCAGLLIATEGFTTYGGLAGRDLDMMARGLVEVTEPAYLAERADIAAYLAARIREAGVDIVEPAGLHALYVNAGRLLPHIPPHQYPGTALVCELYLRGGIRSAELGSLYLGEEDEQGNSVKTAPYELVRLALPRRVYTRSHYDHVAATLADIAKNPESVHGYRIVGQSPILRHFSIKLEPVQSGG, encoded by the coding sequence GTGGAGCCGTACCGCATCAAAGTTGTAGAGCCGATCGCGTTCACCACCCGTGCGGAACGTGAGGCCGCGCTGAAGCGGGTCGCCTACAACCCCTTCGATCTGCGTGCCGACGAGGTCACCATCGACCTGCTGAGCGACTCGGGGACCGGTGCCATCTCCGCGGACCAGCTCGCCGCGGGCATGCACGGCGACGAGTCCTACGCCGGCAGCCGCAGCTACTACCGGTGGCACGAGGTCGTCTCCGAACTCACCGGATATCCCCACATCCTGCCGACACACCAGGGCCGCGCCGCCGAGCGCATCCTGTTCTCCGCGCTGCTCAAGCCCGGCACGAGCGTGCTGTCCAACACCCACTTCGACACCACCCGCGCCAACGTCGAACTGACCGGCTGCCAGGCCTACGACCTGCCCTGCGCCGAGGCGAAGGACCTCGACAGCGATTACCCGTTCAAGGGCAACATCGACCTGATCGCCCTTGAGCAGGCGTTGGACAACGCGCATCAAGCGCCCGTGGCGGCCGTGCTGATGACCATCACCAACAATGGTGGCGGTGGCCAGCCGGTCAGCATGGAGAACCTGTACCGGACCGCCGAACTGTGCCGCCGCCACGACGTGCCCCTGATCCTGGATGCCGCGCGTTTCGCGGAGAACGCCTGGCTGGTGATCCAGCGCGAGCCCGGCTACGCCAACCGCACCCCCCGGCAGGTCGCCGAGGAAGCCTTCCGCCTTGCGGACGGCTGCGTCATGAGCGCGAAGAAGGACGGCATCGTCCACATCGGCGGCTTCATCGGTCTCAAGGACCCTGAACTCGCAGAGAAGTGCGCGGGCCTGCTCATCGCCACCGAGGGCTTCACCACCTACGGCGGCCTGGCCGGCCGTGACCTCGACATGATGGCCCGCGGACTTGTGGAAGTCACCGAACCGGCCTACCTCGCCGAACGCGCCGACATAGCCGCCTACCTCGCCGCGCGCATCCGCGAGGCCGGAGTCGACATCGTGGAGCCGGCAGGTTTGCACGCCCTCTACGTCAACGCCGGGCGGCTGTTGCCCCACATCCCCCCGCACCAGTACCCGGGCACCGCACTGGTCTGTGAGCTCTACCTCCGCGGAGGCATCCGCTCGGCGGAGCTGGGCAGCCTGTACCTCGGGGAAGAGGACGAACAAGGCAACTCCGTCAAGACCGCACCTTATGAACTCGTGCGGCTGGCACTCCCCCGTCGGGTCTACACCCGCAGCCACTACGACCATGTCGCCGCCACCCTGGCGGACATAGCCAAAAACCCCGAATCGGTGCACGGCTACCGCATCGTGGGTCAGTCGCCGATCCTTCGCCATTTCAGCATCAAGCTGGAGCCCGTGCAGTCCGGCGGCTGA
- a CDS encoding peptide deformylase — protein sequence MERIGQVQPFTKGTGIAAPQIAVARAAAVVQPAEPDAAPIVLFNPRVTAYSDEMDEQYEGCQSFFDVRGLVPGPLRITVETAALDDTTVMARPQTMACARAHRGGDGLPRHRRMVTGGGNARRRV from the coding sequence ATGGAGCGCATCGGACAGGTCCAACCCTTCACCAAGGGCACGGGGATCGCCGCCCCGCAGATCGCCGTCGCACGGGCGGCGGCCGTCGTCCAGCCCGCCGAGCCCGACGCAGCGCCGATCGTCCTGTTCAACCCGCGCGTCACCGCCTACTCCGACGAGATGGACGAGCAGTACGAGGGCTGCCAGTCCTTCTTCGACGTCCGCGGCCTGGTGCCCGGCCCCCTACGGATCACAGTGGAGACCGCCGCGCTGGACGACACCACGGTCATGGCCAGGCCACAGACGATGGCCTGCGCACGCGCCCACCGGGGCGGCGACGGGCTCCCCCGGCACCGCCGGATGGTCACCGGCGGCGGAAACGCCCGGCGGCGAGTGTGA